A part of Oncorhynchus kisutch isolate 150728-3 linkage group LG2, Okis_V2, whole genome shotgun sequence genomic DNA contains:
- the akap11 gene encoding A-kinase anchor protein 11 isoform X4 encodes MDACARIQGVPLRTRASRKEAVRDGGTPCMKSLLSSRKELCSVGLELQTRDTPCLTEIHFVCLPGHSEGEDLTLQALSSLPGDLAELLRSLHVTSLRNEEVLLLKDSRRSADRRDSSTQQQCWLKAVCVLRPSPSQAIVGVLVGLLGRYAAGVRYALELQALHKGTAESCQPEDDNTNQSVSSIEDDFVTALEHLEEEDDNSNGSYLHGNQRDVASQTVPAHKRNKDLSGSRIIISSAPRKSLTNRRSPPEVSITVQHSRGAESQWTLYSPRSQLPSPTRPVSESEESDGSSPSPIIFLDEVGYQKSLKATLDIPQIPGGPTDRVEDSDSEVSEFFDSFDQFDDLDELSSESCTLTLPLDPTSSISPTGLDQKKKYSEAGTGKSGSNKVSRSCSTMNPHRFDQRTLPANVKKPTPLRSPLPPGSPFGSPDSPRPARTSCEESGGLLFSPVSSSAFSPLGDGGALDFFWKTEGEVGDVSELRKPQDLCTLYKTYSDFASSLSKEILGSVCGYQSPVDLNDNKNLSCVCHKEFQNQSGHVMKLSEIQETVTVSKLQQKPQSLKDGIQRFATDLVEMSLGSALRDLQKGMSSCTTTLCHLAARLTSSVFQMAFQEIGMRHAYVLKERAINGLAGFLVGEAVSGALKDFLMVKKQMFNSTVTQFAADLAEELVFEGMMEVCQFSHPSTPLTPSDWSFGVGEDDDEEVVSSYASDLSESVLQEAFIELSQADVAFSTQAAISVSVNNICYVSAVDTQTTCSTAAGHQAFHVNPAEEGPGPSGEDGCTVKKALFCVSGMASCVPVPQAGQAISHLHDSEEICQCKTSLAQTSPKRSCSSENRVVTTTSSDATAATQTDLLSKTRFHNFSGNMVDMIVSEACELMTATKMKKKVEDCADFLSKTIVGRGPPSGQEGSVTDQTSLYSLHPPFQTPGGVNSESGSKASRAVAETLPVMMNTLEVPGLEIGGWGGRKMTTCEEMVPIPGHNSNRTPGTPPSTPQQPSEVSQEKQIKQFSKKLKEKLAKEFSTATPPPTPHYQPGPGPKEFTSETDKADFMLKLMRSLSEEADGNEEEEEEEEEEGGVEGVNSVTETGSRMQPELNFLDGGHKMADKGALHYAERLACHIVSMATEIDTLGGVEDGGRRTVEGREERRDSMAQFSAQTLNTLWIYAGEVAGEVISDVKRIMWSGQCRHSALTQGSQEQLGECPHHHQPQPSEHSRDCRVGRLAELWSSDLSSVLHPSTSTPSSGLSSDYPSCESVTDEYAGYLIRVLKKEGGSRELVLDQYASRLAYRSIKLGLAHAARNMKKRPSRHHSSRRLQQNGCRGPNAEPFVPRDEAGRVGSPSRDVDDGSQREYMELVNFAESLACNITCDVTRKLCVPSVRLPKSRTDSCLYKKSKLEDMAERLIRNSFSCPLLYKEGNSRQYHSTGSLYDGGYSSGVMEVLEHYARNIVDDTLEMGLASAGSPALQGPYRHLHSERRAVGSALGETTCRYCQVRECLFCSRPNRQHLLGGGAGQRRRLEGDVGVCGMEIPEIHINLDRRAVFAEEMVTTAMEGAKRELSNTSLNADSGIGHDGYSFAESLTAEIMTSALSNTRQTTNLSSFPGREATESSVSQQLSLSVGDDSLGSWSRLSFEDEHPDETSSFLHLSDRFSAYGPGSGLHAPPGGKF; translated from the exons caGCAGTGCTGGCTGAAGGCGGTGTGTGTTCTGAGACCCAGCCCCAGCCAGGCCATTGTTGGTGTGCTGGTGGGCCTTCTGGGGCGTTACGCTGCGGGGGTCCGCTATGCCCTGGAGCTCCAGGCCCTCCACAAGGGCACGGCTGAGTCCTGCCAGCCCGAGGACGATAACACCAACCAGTCTGTGTCGTCCATCGAAGACGACTTTGTCACCGCTCTGGAACACCTGGAGGAGGAAGACGACAACT CCAATGGCTCTTATCTCCATGGAAACCAGCGTGATGTGGCCTCCCAGACTGTCCCCGCCCACAAGAGAAACAAGGATCTATCAGGTTCCAGGATCATAATCAGCTCTGCCCCCAGGAAGTCCTTAACCAATCGCAGGTCTCCCCCAGAGGTGTCCATTACCGTACAGCACTCCAGAGGAGCAGAGTCCCAGTGGACCCTCTACAGCCCAAGATCCCAGCTCCCCTCCCCCACGCGACCTGTCAGCGAATCAGAGGAATCGGATGGCTCAAGCCCTAGTCCAATCATCTTTCTAGATGAGGTTGGCTACCAGAAGAGTCTCAAAGCGACACTGGACATCCCTCAGATCCCCGGGGGACCAACAGACAGGGTGGAGGACTCTGACTCTGAGGTCAGCGAGTTCTTCGACAGCTTTGACCAGTTTGATGATCTAGACGAACTGAGCTCAGAGAGCTGTACACTCACTCTGCCTCTAGACCCGACATCTTCCATTTCTCCCACTGGCCTAGACCAGAAGAAGAAGTACTCTGAGGCTGGTACTGGCAAGTCGGGGTCCAATAAAGTGTCCCGAAGCTGTTCCACTATGAACCCCCACCGGTTCGACCAGCGCACCCTACCGGCCAATGTGAAGAAACCCACCCCGCTCAGAAGCCCCCTTCCCCCTGGCTCTCCCTTCGGATCCCCTGACTCCCCCCGGCCGGCCCGGACCTCCTGTGAGGAGAGTGGAGGTCTTCTCTTCAGCCCTGTCAGCTCCTCAGCCTTCAGCCCTTTGGGAGACGGAGGAGCTCTGGATTTCTTCTGGAAGACCGAGGGAGAGGTAGGAGACGTGTCAGAGCTACGGAAACCCCAGGACCTTTGTACCCTCTACAAAACCTACTCAGACTTTGCCAGCAGTTTGTCCAAGGAGATCCTGGGCTCCGTGTGTGGATACCAGTCTCCCGTGGACCTCAACGACAACAAGAACCTGAGCTGTGTCTGTCACAAGGAGTTCCAGAACCAGTCTGGACACGTCATGAAGCTGTCTGAGATCCAGGAGACGGTGACTGTCTCCAAGCTGCAGCAGAAGCCCCAGTCTCTGAAGGACGGCATCCAGAGGTTTGCTACAGACTTGGTAGAGATGAGTCTGGGCAGCGCTCTGAGAGACCTGCAGAAGGGAATGTCCTCCTGCACCACCACGCTCTGCCACCTGGCCGCCAGACTCACCTCGTCTGTCTTCCAGATGGCCTTCCAGGAAATCGGCATGCGCCACGCCTACGTCCTGAAGGAACGGGCCATCAACGGGCTGGCTGGGTTCCTGGTGGGAGAGGCGGTGTCAGGGGCTCTGAAAGACTTCCTGATGGTAAAGAAGCAGATGTTCAACAGCACGGTGACACAGTTTGCCGCTGACCTGGCAGAGGAGCTGGTGTTTGAGGGGATGATGGAAGTGTGTCAGttctcccatccctccacccccctcaccCCCAGCGATTGGTCCTTCGGGGTGGGGGAGGACGACGATGAGGAAGTGGTGTCTTCCTATGCCTCGGACCTCTCAGAGTCTGTCCTCCAGGAGGCCTTCATAGAACTGTCCCAGGCTGATGTTGCCTTCAGTACCCAGGCAGCCATCAGTGTCTCTGTGAACAACATCTGCTATGTCAGCGCTGTCGACACACAAACCACCTGCAGTACCGCCGCAGGCCACCAGGCTTTCCACGTTAACCCAGCCGAGGAAGGCCCAGGTCCATCAGGCGAAGATGGCTGTACGGTGAAGAAGGCGCTGTTCTGTGTGTCTGGAATGGCCAGCTGTGTACCGGTCCCCCAGGCAGGCCAGGCCATCTCCCACCTCCACGACTCAGAGGAGATCTGCCAGTGTAAGACCAGCCTGGCTCAGACCAGCCCCAAGAGGAGCTGCAGCTCAGAGAACAGAGTGGTAACCACAACCTCCTCTGATGCTACTGCTGCCACACAAACTGACCTGCTGTCAAAGACCCGCTTTCACAACTTCTCTGGCAACATGGTGGATATGATAGTGAGTGAAGCATGTGAACTGATGACTGCCACGAAGATGAAGAAGAAGGTGGAGGACTGTGCTGACTTCCTTTCTAAGACCATAGTGGGTCGGGGACCTCCATCCGGACAGGAGGGTAGTGTCACTGACCAgacctccctctactctctccaccctccctttcAGACCCCAGGAGGAGTGAACTCTGAGTCAGGCTCCAAGGCCAGCAGAGCAGTTGCTGAGACCCTGCCTGTGATGATGAACACTCTAGAGGTGCCAGGTTTGGAGATTGGAGGCTGGGGAGGCAGGAAGATGACCACCTGCGAGGAGATGGTTCCCATTCCTGGTCACAACTCCAACAGGACCCCTGGTACACCCCCCTCGACCCCCCAGCAGCCCAGCGAGGTGTCCCAGGAGAAACAGATCAAGCAGTTCTCCAAGAAGCTAAAAGAGAAGCTGGCCAAGGAGTTCTCCACCGCCACCCCTCCTCCCACCCCACACTACCAGCCAGGGCCCGGGCCCAAAGAATTCACGTCTGAGACAGACAAGGCTGACTTCATGCTCAAACTGATGAGGTCTCTGTCTGAGGAGGCAGATgggaacgaggaggaggaggaggaggaagaagaagagggtgGAGTAGAAGGGGTTAACTCTGTAACTGAGACAGGAAGCCGCATGCAGCCAGAGCTCAACTTCTTGGATGGAGGACACAAGATGGCCGACAAGGGAGCCCTCCATTACGCAGAGCGCCTGGCGTGCCACATCGTCTCCATGGCGACAGAGATAGACACCCTGGGAGgagtggaggatggaggtagaagGACGGTGgagggcagggaggagaggagagacagcatGGCCCAGTTCTCAGCGCAGACCCTGAACACGCTGTGGATATACGCTGGCGAGGTGGCGGGAGAGGTGATCAGCGACGTGAAGAGGATAATGTGGTCAGGACAGTGTCGCCACAGTGCGCTCACACAAGGCAGCCAGGAGCAGTTGGGAGAATGCCCTCACCACCACCAACCCCAGCCCAGTGAACACAGCAGGGACTGCAGGGTGGGTCGTCTGGCTGAACTGTGGTCCAGTGACCTCTCGTCTGTCCTCCACCCATCCACCTCTACCCCCAGCTCTGGCCTATCCTCTGACTACCCCAGCTGTGAGAGTGTGACAGATGAGTACGCTGGCTACCTCATCAGGGTGCtaaagaaagagggaggcagCAGGGAGCTGGTCCTGGATCAGTATGCCAGCCGTCTGGCCTACCGCTCCATCAAACTGGGCCTGGCCCATGCTGCCCGCAACATGAAGAAGAGACCCTCcaggcaccactcctccaggagGCTCCAGCAGAATGGCTGCAGGGGACCCAATGCCGAGCCATTCGTACCCAGGGACGAAGCAGGGAGAgtgggatctccttccagagacgTTGATGATGGGAGCCAGAGGGAGTACATGGAGCTGGTGAACTTCGCAGAGTCGTTGGCGTGCAACATCACCTGTGACGTCACACGCAAGCTCTGTGTGCCGTCGGTCCGACTACCCAAGTCCCGGACTGACTCGTGTCTGTATAAGAAGTCCAAGCTGGAGGACATGGCAGAGCGCCTGATCAGGAACTCCTTCTCATGCCCCCTGCTGTACAAGGAGGGGAATAGCAGGCAGTACCACAGCACAGGCAGCCTGTACGACGGTGGCTACAGCAGTGGAGTCATGGAG GTCCTGGAACACTATGCCAGGAACATAGTGGACGACACGTTGGAGATGGGCCTGGCCTCGGCAGGAAGCCCAGCCCTGCAGGGTCCATACAGACACCTCCACTCTGAGAGGCGAGCAGTGGGCTCTGCACTAGGGGAAACAACCTGCCGATACTGCCAG GTCAGGGAGTGTCTGTTCTGCTCACGGCCCAACAGGCAGCACCTCCTCGGGGGAGGAGCAGGCCAGAGGAGGAGGCTGGAAGGGGATGTGGGGGTGTGCGGCATGGAGATCCCTGAGATCCACATCAATCTGGACCGCAGGGCCGTGTTCGCAGAGGAGATGGTCACTACGGCGATGGAGGGGGCCAAGCGCGAGCTGAGCAACACCAGCCTGAACGCCGACAGCGGTATCGGACACGACGGGTACAGCTTCGCCGAGAGCCTGACCGCCGAGATCATGACATCAGCACTATCCAACACACGCCAGACCACCAACCTCAG TAGTTTCCCAGGCAGGGAGGCCACAGAGTCCTCTGTGTCCCAGCAGCTCAGTCTGAGTGTGGGAGATGACAGCCTGGGCAGCTGGTCCCGCCTCAGCTTCGAGGACGAACACCCTGACGAGACCAGCAGCTTCCTGCACCTCAGTGACAG gTTCAGTGCGTATGGGCCAGGCTCAGGCTTACATGCACCTCCTGGTGGTAAATTCTGA
- the akap11 gene encoding A-kinase anchor protein 11 isoform X2, producing the protein MDACARIQGVPLRTRASRKEAVRDGGTPCMKSLLSSRKELCSVGLELQTRDTPCLTEIHFVCLPGHSEGEDLTLQALSSLPGDLAELLRSLHVTSLRNEEVLLLKDSRRSADRRDSSTQQCWLKAVCVLRPSPSQAIVGVLVGLLGRYAAGVRYALELQALHKGTAESCQPEDDNTNQSVSSIEDDFVTALEHLEEEDDNSNGSYLHGNQRDVASQTVPAHKRNKDLSGSRIIISSAPRKSLTNRRSPPEVSITVQHSRGAESQWTLYSPRSQLPSPTRPVSESEESDGSSPSPIIFLDEVGYQKSLKATLDIPQIPGGPTDRVEDSDSEVSEFFDSFDQFDDLDELSSESCTLTLPLDPTSSISPTGLDQKKKYSEAGTGKSGSNKVSRSCSTMNPHRFDQRTLPANVKKPTPLRSPLPPGSPFGSPDSPRPARTSCEESGGLLFSPVSSSAFSPLGDGGALDFFWKTEGEVGDVSELRKPQDLCTLYKTYSDFASSLSKEILGSVCGYQSPVDLNDNKNLSCVCHKEFQNQSGHVMKLSEIQETVTVSKLQQKPQSLKDGIQRFATDLVEMSLGSALRDLQKGMSSCTTTLCHLAARLTSSVFQMAFQEIGMRHAYVLKERAINGLAGFLVGEAVSGALKDFLMVKKQMFNSTVTQFAADLAEELVFEGMMEVCQFSHPSTPLTPSDWSFGVGEDDDEEVVSSYASDLSESVLQEAFIELSQADVAFSTQAAISVSVNNICYVSAVDTQTTCSTAAGHQAFHVNPAEEGPGPSGEDGCTVKKALFCVSGMASCVPVPQAGQAISHLHDSEEICQCKTSLAQTSPKRSCSSENRVVTTTSSDATAATQTDLLSKTRFHNFSGNMVDMIVSEACELMTATKMKKKVEDCADFLSKTIVGRGPPSGQEGSVTDQTSLYSLHPPFQTPGGVNSESGSKASRAVAETLPVMMNTLEVPGLEIGGWGGRKMTTCEEMVPIPGHNSNRTPGTPPSTPQQPSEVSQEKQIKQFSKKLKEKLAKEFSTATPPPTPHYQPGPGPKEFTSETDKADFMLKLMRSLSEEADGNEEEEEEEEEEGGVEGVNSVTETGSRMQPELNFLDGGHKMADKGALHYAERLACHIVSMATEIDTLGGVEDGGRRTVEGREERRDSMAQFSAQTLNTLWIYAGEVAGEVISDVKRIMWSGQCRHSALTQGSQEQLGECPHHHQPQPSEHSRDCRVGRLAELWSSDLSSVLHPSTSTPSSGLSSDYPSCESVTDEYAGYLIRVLKKEGGSRELVLDQYASRLAYRSIKLGLAHAARNMKKRPSRHHSSRRLQQNGCRGPNAEPFVPRDEAGRVGSPSRDVDDGSQREYMELVNFAESLACNITCDVTRKLCVPSVRLPKSRTDSCLYKKSKLEDMAERLIRNSFSCPLLYKEGNSRQYHSTGSLYDGGYSSGVMEVLEHYARNIVDDTLEMGLASAGSPALQGPYRHLHSERRAVGSALGETTCRYCQVRECLFCSRPNRQHLLGGGAGQRRRLEGDVGVCGMEIPEIHINLDRRAVFAEEMVTTAMEGAKRELSNTSLNADSGIGHDGYSFAESLTAEIMTSALSNTRQTTNLSSFPGREATESSVSQQLSLSVGDDSLGSWSRLSFEDEHPDETSSFLHLSDSNGNSSSWSSLGLEGEVYEDRLSFSPSDSEGTEDKELETKDESCGSVRMGQAQAYMHLLVVNSELREMTPDPQHMTFDLQLRSMLQWAAASMADLPMVQLSPSGSRELQQLPAVVQRLKEREWKVGELLQALLHYCEETQTHTPPQSEPREAGRASHHTPLFQWLLEHA; encoded by the exons CAGTGCTGGCTGAAGGCGGTGTGTGTTCTGAGACCCAGCCCCAGCCAGGCCATTGTTGGTGTGCTGGTGGGCCTTCTGGGGCGTTACGCTGCGGGGGTCCGCTATGCCCTGGAGCTCCAGGCCCTCCACAAGGGCACGGCTGAGTCCTGCCAGCCCGAGGACGATAACACCAACCAGTCTGTGTCGTCCATCGAAGACGACTTTGTCACCGCTCTGGAACACCTGGAGGAGGAAGACGACAACT CCAATGGCTCTTATCTCCATGGAAACCAGCGTGATGTGGCCTCCCAGACTGTCCCCGCCCACAAGAGAAACAAGGATCTATCAGGTTCCAGGATCATAATCAGCTCTGCCCCCAGGAAGTCCTTAACCAATCGCAGGTCTCCCCCAGAGGTGTCCATTACCGTACAGCACTCCAGAGGAGCAGAGTCCCAGTGGACCCTCTACAGCCCAAGATCCCAGCTCCCCTCCCCCACGCGACCTGTCAGCGAATCAGAGGAATCGGATGGCTCAAGCCCTAGTCCAATCATCTTTCTAGATGAGGTTGGCTACCAGAAGAGTCTCAAAGCGACACTGGACATCCCTCAGATCCCCGGGGGACCAACAGACAGGGTGGAGGACTCTGACTCTGAGGTCAGCGAGTTCTTCGACAGCTTTGACCAGTTTGATGATCTAGACGAACTGAGCTCAGAGAGCTGTACACTCACTCTGCCTCTAGACCCGACATCTTCCATTTCTCCCACTGGCCTAGACCAGAAGAAGAAGTACTCTGAGGCTGGTACTGGCAAGTCGGGGTCCAATAAAGTGTCCCGAAGCTGTTCCACTATGAACCCCCACCGGTTCGACCAGCGCACCCTACCGGCCAATGTGAAGAAACCCACCCCGCTCAGAAGCCCCCTTCCCCCTGGCTCTCCCTTCGGATCCCCTGACTCCCCCCGGCCGGCCCGGACCTCCTGTGAGGAGAGTGGAGGTCTTCTCTTCAGCCCTGTCAGCTCCTCAGCCTTCAGCCCTTTGGGAGACGGAGGAGCTCTGGATTTCTTCTGGAAGACCGAGGGAGAGGTAGGAGACGTGTCAGAGCTACGGAAACCCCAGGACCTTTGTACCCTCTACAAAACCTACTCAGACTTTGCCAGCAGTTTGTCCAAGGAGATCCTGGGCTCCGTGTGTGGATACCAGTCTCCCGTGGACCTCAACGACAACAAGAACCTGAGCTGTGTCTGTCACAAGGAGTTCCAGAACCAGTCTGGACACGTCATGAAGCTGTCTGAGATCCAGGAGACGGTGACTGTCTCCAAGCTGCAGCAGAAGCCCCAGTCTCTGAAGGACGGCATCCAGAGGTTTGCTACAGACTTGGTAGAGATGAGTCTGGGCAGCGCTCTGAGAGACCTGCAGAAGGGAATGTCCTCCTGCACCACCACGCTCTGCCACCTGGCCGCCAGACTCACCTCGTCTGTCTTCCAGATGGCCTTCCAGGAAATCGGCATGCGCCACGCCTACGTCCTGAAGGAACGGGCCATCAACGGGCTGGCTGGGTTCCTGGTGGGAGAGGCGGTGTCAGGGGCTCTGAAAGACTTCCTGATGGTAAAGAAGCAGATGTTCAACAGCACGGTGACACAGTTTGCCGCTGACCTGGCAGAGGAGCTGGTGTTTGAGGGGATGATGGAAGTGTGTCAGttctcccatccctccacccccctcaccCCCAGCGATTGGTCCTTCGGGGTGGGGGAGGACGACGATGAGGAAGTGGTGTCTTCCTATGCCTCGGACCTCTCAGAGTCTGTCCTCCAGGAGGCCTTCATAGAACTGTCCCAGGCTGATGTTGCCTTCAGTACCCAGGCAGCCATCAGTGTCTCTGTGAACAACATCTGCTATGTCAGCGCTGTCGACACACAAACCACCTGCAGTACCGCCGCAGGCCACCAGGCTTTCCACGTTAACCCAGCCGAGGAAGGCCCAGGTCCATCAGGCGAAGATGGCTGTACGGTGAAGAAGGCGCTGTTCTGTGTGTCTGGAATGGCCAGCTGTGTACCGGTCCCCCAGGCAGGCCAGGCCATCTCCCACCTCCACGACTCAGAGGAGATCTGCCAGTGTAAGACCAGCCTGGCTCAGACCAGCCCCAAGAGGAGCTGCAGCTCAGAGAACAGAGTGGTAACCACAACCTCCTCTGATGCTACTGCTGCCACACAAACTGACCTGCTGTCAAAGACCCGCTTTCACAACTTCTCTGGCAACATGGTGGATATGATAGTGAGTGAAGCATGTGAACTGATGACTGCCACGAAGATGAAGAAGAAGGTGGAGGACTGTGCTGACTTCCTTTCTAAGACCATAGTGGGTCGGGGACCTCCATCCGGACAGGAGGGTAGTGTCACTGACCAgacctccctctactctctccaccctccctttcAGACCCCAGGAGGAGTGAACTCTGAGTCAGGCTCCAAGGCCAGCAGAGCAGTTGCTGAGACCCTGCCTGTGATGATGAACACTCTAGAGGTGCCAGGTTTGGAGATTGGAGGCTGGGGAGGCAGGAAGATGACCACCTGCGAGGAGATGGTTCCCATTCCTGGTCACAACTCCAACAGGACCCCTGGTACACCCCCCTCGACCCCCCAGCAGCCCAGCGAGGTGTCCCAGGAGAAACAGATCAAGCAGTTCTCCAAGAAGCTAAAAGAGAAGCTGGCCAAGGAGTTCTCCACCGCCACCCCTCCTCCCACCCCACACTACCAGCCAGGGCCCGGGCCCAAAGAATTCACGTCTGAGACAGACAAGGCTGACTTCATGCTCAAACTGATGAGGTCTCTGTCTGAGGAGGCAGATgggaacgaggaggaggaggaggaggaagaagaagagggtgGAGTAGAAGGGGTTAACTCTGTAACTGAGACAGGAAGCCGCATGCAGCCAGAGCTCAACTTCTTGGATGGAGGACACAAGATGGCCGACAAGGGAGCCCTCCATTACGCAGAGCGCCTGGCGTGCCACATCGTCTCCATGGCGACAGAGATAGACACCCTGGGAGgagtggaggatggaggtagaagGACGGTGgagggcagggaggagaggagagacagcatGGCCCAGTTCTCAGCGCAGACCCTGAACACGCTGTGGATATACGCTGGCGAGGTGGCGGGAGAGGTGATCAGCGACGTGAAGAGGATAATGTGGTCAGGACAGTGTCGCCACAGTGCGCTCACACAAGGCAGCCAGGAGCAGTTGGGAGAATGCCCTCACCACCACCAACCCCAGCCCAGTGAACACAGCAGGGACTGCAGGGTGGGTCGTCTGGCTGAACTGTGGTCCAGTGACCTCTCGTCTGTCCTCCACCCATCCACCTCTACCCCCAGCTCTGGCCTATCCTCTGACTACCCCAGCTGTGAGAGTGTGACAGATGAGTACGCTGGCTACCTCATCAGGGTGCtaaagaaagagggaggcagCAGGGAGCTGGTCCTGGATCAGTATGCCAGCCGTCTGGCCTACCGCTCCATCAAACTGGGCCTGGCCCATGCTGCCCGCAACATGAAGAAGAGACCCTCcaggcaccactcctccaggagGCTCCAGCAGAATGGCTGCAGGGGACCCAATGCCGAGCCATTCGTACCCAGGGACGAAGCAGGGAGAgtgggatctccttccagagacgTTGATGATGGGAGCCAGAGGGAGTACATGGAGCTGGTGAACTTCGCAGAGTCGTTGGCGTGCAACATCACCTGTGACGTCACACGCAAGCTCTGTGTGCCGTCGGTCCGACTACCCAAGTCCCGGACTGACTCGTGTCTGTATAAGAAGTCCAAGCTGGAGGACATGGCAGAGCGCCTGATCAGGAACTCCTTCTCATGCCCCCTGCTGTACAAGGAGGGGAATAGCAGGCAGTACCACAGCACAGGCAGCCTGTACGACGGTGGCTACAGCAGTGGAGTCATGGAG GTCCTGGAACACTATGCCAGGAACATAGTGGACGACACGTTGGAGATGGGCCTGGCCTCGGCAGGAAGCCCAGCCCTGCAGGGTCCATACAGACACCTCCACTCTGAGAGGCGAGCAGTGGGCTCTGCACTAGGGGAAACAACCTGCCGATACTGCCAG GTCAGGGAGTGTCTGTTCTGCTCACGGCCCAACAGGCAGCACCTCCTCGGGGGAGGAGCAGGCCAGAGGAGGAGGCTGGAAGGGGATGTGGGGGTGTGCGGCATGGAGATCCCTGAGATCCACATCAATCTGGACCGCAGGGCCGTGTTCGCAGAGGAGATGGTCACTACGGCGATGGAGGGGGCCAAGCGCGAGCTGAGCAACACCAGCCTGAACGCCGACAGCGGTATCGGACACGACGGGTACAGCTTCGCCGAGAGCCTGACCGCCGAGATCATGACATCAGCACTATCCAACACACGCCAGACCACCAACCTCAG TAGTTTCCCAGGCAGGGAGGCCACAGAGTCCTCTGTGTCCCAGCAGCTCAGTCTGAGTGTGGGAGATGACAGCCTGGGCAGCTGGTCCCGCCTCAGCTTCGAGGACGAACACCCTGACGAGACCAGCAGCTTCCTGCACCTCAGTGACAG CAATGGGAACAGCAGTAGTTGGAGCAGCctggggttagagggagaggtgTATGAAGACCgcctgtccttctctccctctgacaG CGAAGGCACTGAGGACAAGGAGCTCGAGACCAAGGATGAATCATGCG gTTCAGTGCGTATGGGCCAGGCTCAGGCTTACATGCACCTCCTGGTGGTAAATTCTGAGCTCAGGGAGATGACTCCTGACCCACAGCACATGACCTTTGACCTCCAGCTCAGGAGCATGCTGCAGTGGGCGGCGGCCTCCATGGCTGACTTGCCCATGGTTCAGCTGAGTCCTAGTGGCAGCAGGGAGCTGCAGCAG CTGCCTGCGGTGGTCCAGAGGCTGAAGGAGAGGGAGTGGAAGGTGGGAGAGCTGCTCCAAGCCCTGCTGCATTACTGTGAGGAGAcccaaacacacaccccaccccagTCTGAACCCAGAGAAGCGGGGAGAGCATCCCACCACACTCCCCTCTTCCAGTGGCTCCTGGAGCACGCTTAG